The proteins below are encoded in one region of Salmo salar chromosome ssa02, Ssal_v3.1, whole genome shotgun sequence:
- the LOC123732165 gene encoding cilia- and flagella-associated protein 251-like, whose translation MSSLSYSPPAKDEVSWTEKEEGFVTIQKQVEGEAVTVKEEEKDVSVKEEEEEEAVTIQKQVEGVTVKEEKDVSVKEEEDAFRVKEGEDVTVKEEEEEKEEDAVFGVKEGKMTVTSKEEEETGYLGPVSQRQLKASNGSNDELSHKMVLRNRSLINTRERLDYR comes from the coding sequence atgagttcactaagctactctcctcctgctaaagatgAGGTcagctggacggagaaagaggaggggtttgttacaatacaaaaacaagtagaaggtgaggctgttaccgtcaaagaagaagagaaagacgtttcagtgaaagaggaggaggaagaggaggctgtcacaatacaaaaacaagtagagggtgttacagtgaaagaagagaaagacgtttcagtgaaagaagaggaagacgcgttcagagtgaaagagggggaggatgttacagttaaagaagaggaggaagagaaagaggaggatgcagtttttggagtgaaagaggggaagatgactgtcacatcgaaagaagaggaggaaactggatatctgggcccggtttcccaaaggcaacttaaggcgtccaatggttctaatgatgaacttagtcataagatggttttgagaaaccgttccctgattaacacta